The nucleotide window CCCGGAGTTCGTATAGCCGGTACGCGCGCACGCCCGTGCCGCCTCGGCGACGTCGGCGTCCTCACAGACGATCGAGGCGGCGTTGCCGCCCAGCTCCAGCACCAGCCGCTTGGCGCCCGCGGCCCGGGCGACCGCCGCACCGGTGGCGACACCGCCGGTGAAGCTGATGACGCCGACCTCCTCCGCAGCACACAGCTCGGCGCCGACCTCGCCGTCACCGTGCAGCAGTTGCACGGCCTCGACCGGCATCCCCGCCTCCACCAGCAACGCCACGATCGCGGTGGAGATCGCCGGCGCCTGCGGCGGCGCCTTGACGATCGTGGTGTTGCCCGCGGCGAACGAGGCGCCCAGCTTGTGCGCAAGCAGGTTGGCCGGGGCGTTGAACGGGGTGATGGCCAGCGCCACGCCCACCGGGGCCCGGTAGGTGAAGGCGGTGTTGCCCACCCCTCGCGCCCAGCCCGCCACCGGCAGCGTCTCCCCGCCGATCCGGCGGGCCTCCGCCGCGCAGACCGCGAAGGTGTCGGCGACCCGGTCGATCTCACCGCGCCCGTCCTTGAGCGGCTTGCCCAGTTCGAGCGCGAGGAGGCGGGCCAGCTCCTCCCGGTGCCGTGCGGCACTGGCCGATGCCCGCTCCAGAACCGTGGCACGGGCGGCCGGGGACAGCCTCGCCACCGTACGGGCGGCGTCTCGTGCGTAGGTGCGCACGGCGGCGATGTCCGCCGGCCGGGCCGCGGGCGCCCGGCTGACCGTACGCCGCAGATATGGTCCGACCCGTCCGCTCTGTGGGCCCTCGGTGATCCACTGACCACCCACGAGTGCGGCGGCCTGCACGACCGAGTCCTCGGCTCCGGGCTTGAGGATGGCTTCCAACACGAGTTCCTCCAGAACCGTTCAGCGGTCTGTTGGTCCGGCAAGCCCCCCGGCCCCGCACTACCTAATGTTCGAACCAGTGAGTTAGTTATAGGTGACGGGCTCACACGAGGGAAGGGCCCGTCGCGAATTTCTCAGATCTGCGGATCAGGACCGCCCAGTGGACCGGATAGACCGCTCTACGGACTCGATGTAACGTACGGACCGTGGGAGGGCACTGTCGGGCGAGGCCGCCGCGCGGGATCGGGGAGCAGGACCAATGGGCACAGCGAACGGTTCCGGCGACTCCGCGCCGGACGCCCCCGGCGTACGCAGCGTCGAGCGGGCCCTGGACATCCTGTCGCTGCTGAGCGAGGAGCGCCCCGCGGTGTCGATCCGCGAGATCGTCCAGGAGACCGGGCTGGCCAAGACGACGGTGATCCGGCTCGTGCAGACCCTGGAGCAGAACGGCCTGCTGTGGGCCGCTCCCCACGGTTACCTGGCCGGGCCGGGCCTCTGGCGCTGGGCGCACCTGGCCCGCAGCAGCTGGGAGCTCCCGCCCGAGACGCGGAAACTCATGCGCGACCTCGGCGCCCGC belongs to Actinoallomurus bryophytorum and includes:
- a CDS encoding aldehyde dehydrogenase family protein, with the translated sequence MLEAILKPGAEDSVVQAAALVGGQWITEGPQSGRVGPYLRRTVSRAPAARPADIAAVRTYARDAARTVARLSPAARATVLERASASAARHREELARLLALELGKPLKDGRGEIDRVADTFAVCAAEARRIGGETLPVAGWARGVGNTAFTYRAPVGVALAITPFNAPANLLAHKLGASFAAGNTTIVKAPPQAPAISTAIVALLVEAGMPVEAVQLLHGDGEVGAELCAAEEVGVISFTGGVATGAAVARAAGAKRLVLELGGNAASIVCEDADVAEAARACARTGYTNSGQSCVSVQRVYVQRSRFAEFLEHFTAFVAELRVGDPLDPATDIGSMVDEQAADRVVRWSAEAAGAGARILLGGTREGATVAPTIVAEPPPDAAVITHEVFGALVAVLPYDDLSTVIEECNAGRSGLQAGLFTRDLDRVITAWRDLEVGGLVVNGSSNFRLDHVPFGGVKDSGFGREAPRWMVEDYTVVKTLLLRGTSLWGEDA